The Drosophila simulans strain w501 chromosome 3R, Prin_Dsim_3.1, whole genome shotgun sequence genome contains the following window.
TTATACTCTAAAAAAGCAGACAGCCAGCGGTTCCAAGTCCAAAGTGAAGTTAATCGAAGAGATAATCGACTCTTCGATTGTAATGCGTTCCAAAGGTCATGCTCCCATTTTGTTCGCTCATGCACGTCTGAATCTCTCTGAGGGATCAGTCTCTCTGCAGCGGCAGAAGGCCACACAGCAGCAATCTCCCACAACCGAGAGACGAACCAAGAGTCTAGACACTCCAGTTATTTCGCTTCATCGTCTCCCTCCCATGAACGCGTTTTCTTCAAAAGACGACACCGTGGGcttcgaggaggaggcggagatTCTCGAGGAGAAGTCGTTGGAGCGAGAGAATCAAGCTACCGCGCAGGACGAAGATACCGCTGACAGCGTTCACTCTTGCGCAGGTTCCATACCTACCCAAAGCAGTTATCAAACAAATAGTAGAGACTCCTTGCTAAGTGCAGTATCAATCGACAACGAGGAGGCCGAACTGCTTAACCAACTGCGCTACATAGAAAAGATTGCCTTACAGGGAGTCAAAATCAAGGATAAGAAGAAGTCAAAGATGAAGCTTAGGAGCGGCGATCATCTCATTctaaatataccaaaataCCGATTCACTGACTGGTCACCCTACAGCTCAGCTAATAGCTCCCGAAAGACCTCACCTGGGGTCTCCAGAGCCAGCAGTATTGAAAGTACTGGTAAAGGTAAGCTGAAAACATCGGAGCCATATAAGGGTAAGCCAGTGTCGAGAAGCCGACCGGAATCTCGGCGGACCAGTGCCGATGATATAAAAGCACGAGACGGACGGGGTAGTAAGAAATCCAGTCCGAAAGAGCGCCCTCGATCCATCGAGATGCGTCGCCTGAGCAAGGACAAGAGCAAGTCCCAAGAAGAAACTGAAGCAGATATCGCCAAGCGCAAGGAGCGCCAGCAGAAGCTATATGAATCAGCCATGAAACAAACCATCACTATGCTGAGTCCAGTGAAGGACACGTTGCCGGCTTTCCCCGCTCCCGGAGATAAAATTCTCGTAAAGACAGATGGGGACAAGATAATCATTGAAACAGAGTTTAAATCTAAAGCGGAGGATCACGTTCTGATTGCCAAGAGTCCCAGAAAACTTGATAATTCGCTTGTGAAATTTAGCCGCAGCTTTGACGAAGGGCGCAGCCCCGACAAGTTGGACAAAGCAAATCGCAGCTTTGAGGATCGCAATAAGTCCTTTGAAGACTCCGAGAAGTCAGACGCTCCGGAAGACATGCTCATCAAATCGCCAAAGAAAATTGCCAAAGCCCAGGAGCTGAAGCAGAAGATCGAGGGCAGTGTTGTACACAAAAAGATAGATGGAAAGTCGAGTAGCTTGGAGAGACCTGCTGAACATCATTACCTCGGTCCCGATGTCAAGGCTCGTAGTCTCGATGACAAAAGACAGGCGACCGAGGCAGCGAAAAAGAATGAGGAGAAGCCGGCGCCAGTGGTTAGGAGTGCCATTGGGGATCGTCGaatgtttgcccaccaataTCAAGTTCAAGAGGTAAGCAACAATATCATATTATATGGTTTTTGATTAGCGTTGCTTTGACTAATGGTTATGGTTAGGGCAACGTTTAATCAATAAATATCATTAAGAATGggtattataaaaaaatattattgtttcaGCCCCATCAGGAAGATATCGACATGCAAGCGGTGATATCAGAGCGTAGGTCCCTGGAGATCCTCAAACGTTCTCTACCATCGGAAGATGCGCGCGACAGTGAGGGAGCCTTCAGTCGTAAGCCATCTACAGCTGAAAGCCTTGACTCATTTGTCTCCGTTGATGAGAGCCACTCACCCGCAAGCAAGTCACCAGTTCCAGGGACAGGAGGCGGAACAGAGGGTTACCCACACCGAGTGCCCACCATAGAATGCGAAGAACCATCCATCGAAGAGGACGAAAATTCTTCCGAAAGACGACATTTAAAAGTTGGTAGGCAGGATACAAATAGGCTTAGTCTGGATCGCAGTCGGAGCGATGAAACGGGCTCCTGGATGACAGTTGAATGTGACGAGTTCATAGGATCGGATACTTCTGATAATGAACCACGTACCTTGGAACCAGATCGTAATGTTCTTGAAACGCAAGCAACTTTAGAAGATGCCAATCCGCTTGAATACTCCAACTGCGCTACTCCTACATCcgatttaaatattcttttaaCGCCACCCAACGCAAGTCCCCAAATTGAGAAGTCTGTACTGGAGACCTTTGAGAAGTACACTGGTTCTTCGGAGACcggcaagaaaaaaaacacccTGGATAAGCAAAGCGACCGTTCTAAGAGCTCAGACTCCTGGACAAGCGGAGAAAAGGACACAAGTCCACAGAGACAACAAGACTGGAGTCTGTCAGTGGGCAAGGAGAAGAGTTCAGTTGAAGAGGAGTCCAGTGTTAGCTGCTCCATTGCCCGCCCTCTTGGAATATCACAGGATTTTGGAAAGGAAGAAGCGCGCAAGTGCCAGGAACTTAAGCAGCGTATGCTCCAGCTGGAAGTTGGTAAGGAAGATATCACACCTACACAATCCAACGAACAGACGCCAACCAACGAGCCCAAAGCCTTGGTAAGCAAGAAACCGAGCACGCCAACCTTAGAAAAGCAGAGCCCGATCGACTTGGGTACTAGCACAGAGTCGTATCTGGAACCCATTGAGGAGCGCATAGCCAAAATATTGGATCGAGGAGGTGCGCGCACTGAGGACAGTGAATCCAGTTCTGGTGGATCCCGAAAACCGCCGCGGATTGAGAAGCCGGCGAGGGCTAACGCGGGAAAGAAATTATCAGTCACTCGTGCGGATGCCGGAAAATCGGGTAGTGATCGCAGTTCCCAGGAGTCGAAGTCAAGCTTTGACTCCAAAGGTTCTCTAAGCGTAGAGTCGCGTGGCTCCTTTGAAACGGAAAGCAGTTCTGGATCTCTGGGGGCCGCGCAAAGGCGTGGGGAACTGGCCCAGAAAGAGCAGCAAAGCACCTGGCGCCCATTTCCTATCGAGAGCTCAAACAGCTCTAGTACAGACGATCCTTGGCATCATGTGGAAACGGACGGTGGCTATGAACGGTATGATGCACAAAATCCATTGCGCGACTCCTCTGACAGCGACGTAAAGGAGGCATCGCCAGATGATCAGAAGGACGCGAGTGATGCTAGCTATCAAGACGAGCTAAACGACTTTCCGGCTACGTTCGGCTATCCAGCCATGACCAGTAGTTTAGGTGGAATCGGTGTCAACCCCACTGATATCATTGGATACAGTACTGGGTTCACCTTGGGGAGAACTCTCTCCAGAATCTCGGAACGTAGCACTGCTTCGGAAAAGTCAAGTATGGAGGATGATGTTAGCAAAGCCTCGACGCATTCCGTTAGCATGCGGGATGAATCAGTAGGGTCGACGGATCATCAGCCCAGTCTAAGCTCGGACTCGAGAAGCAATACAAATCTTGCTTATATTTCGGATGCTGACCGACGGACATCGGCGGAGATGCCGGAAATTCCATGCGATTCTGCTACTGGGGATCGTCTCTCCAGTTTTGGTAGTCTTAATGAACCCAAGTCGCCAACCCTGGTCACGGGACGTTTTTCTGTGACCCATGTAGATGAACTACAGGGCGATGATGTAGAGCGGCACACACTTATGTGCCTTTCCAATGCGGGCAGTCAGGACTCGGAGGACTGGCCTCTGCCGGAGATTCCCTTCGATCATGTGCCGGTAAAGCCAGCTGACTCGCTGTACGCCATGCCGGACTTGGACAAACCAGTGCCCAAGTCTTTCTGCTGGAAGGCAAGCTTGTCGTTCCAGCAGTCTCAGGATTCTCTTGACTGGCCGTCGCCGCCATCTAGTGCCATCGGGGCTCCCATAATTGTGGAAAACATCGAAACATACTATGCAAGCGAAGCCCAAAGTGCTGATAAGGTGATTTTGGACGAGGAAATGGCAGTAGGTCCTCCCGATGTAGCAAAAGTACTACCATACGAAGACACCGCCTATCTTATGTCGGCAGCCTTTGATGATAATGACTTTGGCAATGAGCAATTACAACCAGATACGGTAAGCTGTCTTAGCTCTACGCTAAGCGCAGCCTCTTGCCTATCGTCCTCGTTAAATGTGAGCTGTACTACCTCCTCTACCCAAGCTACAGCTAGAGCTCAGCGGAAAAACTCCAGCCCCGAGGTGATTGTCGCTCAGCCGACAAGATCACCAGCTCCTCGAAGCCCTCTCTCAGAGGATGAGCTCTTTTCCAATGATGACGTCTTCATGCCAGGAACTATTAAGGTTCAGCTTTCTCCAGATGCCCAATTAAGAAAGCTTTCCAAAGGGTCCAACAACTCGGACACTTCCATTGACGACATTCTCTCTGGCAGTACCACCTATCTGGAGGATCAGACCACAGTGCGGAAGAACTACGAGGCTCGTTTGAGCagcggtggaggaggagcaagcTGCAAGAAATGCAGTCATTCCAGCCACTCCGAGGAGGAAACGAGTTCCCTTGGTACAGATCTTGATGGAACGGTCCGAATGGGTGGATTGCAGCAGAAGAAGTGCACCCATAGCTCTCACTCGGAAGACACCTCAATTGGACTAAGCATCTCGGAATGGTCCACGGGAACCAACACAGTTCGCCAGTATGCCAATCTATCCGGATCGGACAGCCTTTCCGCCGTGTCCACACACTCGTGTGCTAAGAGCGAGAAATCTAATCAGACCAAATCAAGCATAAGTTCGATTAATAAATCAGCTGAAAGCCTAAATGAGCAGAGTGGTGGAAGTAGCTTCTCGCACAAGTTTAGCGGGGATAATGGTTCTTCCGATGGCCTGCGTTATGATATGCTCTCCAATTCCGAGACCGATAAGCTAAGTGAGCCCACCTCAGCCACTCGGAGTGATGACACTACATTGACTCTCACCGAAATGGCTCACACCATCAGTGAGTGGTCAACATCCAGTAGCCGCACACTTGTTGGCGTGGCACCTGGAGAGTATCTTCCTCTTAAACAGGCACTGTCGGGAAACAAAACTAGTTTAAGCTCTCCCAGTGAGGAAAAGCGTTGCGCGCTCCCACAAGTTCATCGAAGGAGTGGTAGCAATGGCAATCAGGCGAGAGCTACACAGGAGCACGCTGACACTCAAACTGGTCCGGAGACAAGTGCGGCTGCTCGGAAACGTCGGTCGCTGGAGATGATGTCTAAATTGTATCAGAGCCAGGAAATATGCTCTGAGTCAGAGTCGCCGTTTGTCGAGCGTTTGTATGCCCACAGCGAGAAGTTAACCGAGCGCTATCAAAGCCAGGAATTTGTGCCGCTCCATGGCGGACCTCCAGCATCCCACCTCGCATCATCAACCACCAGTCAGATTCAAACCCAACAACCCCAGCAGGTCCGCCAAAAGCCAAGGGCGCCTCAACCACCAACGAAACCAAAACCTGCAGTCACTCGCCCAATCATGCAGGCTTTGCTCAACAAGATGAAGCAACCTGGACTGGCGGAGCAAGCAGCCGAAGCTGCTGAGGCAGAGGAAAAAAAAGCATTgattgctgcttctgctgtgGCGGCGAAgcctccaccaccgccagtACCCACTGTGCCGCCCATTGTGACGCCCAGCGATTTACCTGGCGACGCAGTGGCTCCCCCACCCAAGCCGCTGGCGAAGCATCACAGCTATGATGACAGGACCCTGTCCAAGACCCAGATCCGCGAGTTCAAGACCACTAGCAAGCAGTTGCGTCAGTCAAGCTCCTTCCATGAGCACATGCTCAGCAAATCGCAGCAGTCGTCCCAGGAGCTGCCCATGAGAATCGACGAAGAGAGGGATCCGCACTCCACGTCTTCAGCGACCAAtacaaccaccaccaccaacactCTGAACAGCGAGAGTACAGAACCGAATTCTCCACAAATGCCTCAGCGCGCGGACAAGTTGGTCCGCTGTTCTCCGTACTATTCCAGCAGCTTAAGCTCGGAATCACCGCCGAATCAGTTGCTACAGAAGCCCCCTAGGAAAACGGCCACCCAGCTGAGCGCTGGTGCCGTAGCGGCTTCCTTGAAAAGTCCCCCCAGTGGCAACGATACGGACAGCTCGCTAGACGTGCGAGGTCAGGAGGCAAAGATGAGAAGCAGAGGCTACCGAAAGAAACGTCAGTTACCCGCCAAAAGAATGAGGGCCAATTTAACAGCTGCAGCTCTGTTAGAGCAAGCGGAGAGTTCAGAGTGCTCCGAGGGTTACGTACCGGAAGTTGATTCAGGTAGCTCTGAGTATTCGTCTTGCCAGCGGGATGACCAATACCTTGAGTTCGACGAGGAACTGGAGAGGGATCAGGAGCAAACTGACGACTATGAGGACTATCCTCAATATAGTGGCAAATTTGAAAGTCTGGATATGAGCGACAATGTTGACGAGATGGGCTTTCCCCGTTACGACCGCCTAGGTCACATCACCAAGCCCATGTATCAACAGACCCTTGTAATGGAGCGTCCTAATCCGGTGCAGCTTCCAGCCCCCGCTAATCATCCAATGCCACCGGCCACGGGACAGCCGGTGAAACCAGCTCGGACCAAGAAACGGCAATTCAAGCGGGAGGATTCCACTGCGGCGGGAACATCCGGACATTCGACAGCGGCACCTCAGGTTCGACCCTATCATGGACGCAGTTACTGCAACCCAGAGGAGAGCGAGTACGAGACCAGAGGTGGCGGATTGTCCGATGAGTTGGCTAACTCTAGCGAGGATAGCTGTAGTGGATTCGGGGGTGACGCGGGAGCATCAGGATCGGGTACTATAAGGAGGGGTACGACCAAAATAGTGGGACAGGATCAGCAGCAAGGAACTGGAGCCCAGGCTCGACATGTGCCGTATCCCGATTTTTTGTCTGACTACGAATCCGAACCCATTGAATACGAACGATACGCCTGCGGACTGGACATACGTGTGGATCCCCCACCCAAATTTCATGATTCCGATGAGCTAAGTGACCAGTGAATAAAGTTCTCCGAAGGAAGCGGAGAACGAGAAGCAAAATATCCAAGAATCCCCATTGCGTGTGCTTAACGAATGCAGCCTTTTCATTTGTTACGTTGCCTTGGAAATTTTAGAACGACTCTTTGACTTTTACACACGATCCAAGTACTTATAACCAACTTATTTGTAACTGAGACTGATTTACGactaacaacaaacaaaacaaaatataaaaacccaAGAAACCCAAGCTGCTTAACGACTTAAAACAATTATAACTCTCCTTGAAGCGTTagaaatacaaatcaaattcaagtaaaaaccattttaatcaaacattaccaatcaaataaaatacttgAAATAATCGAGATGATGGCAAAAGCCCGTAGGTCGGTGTAGATTGAGTTGCCTTTGGGCGGTAtctaaatataataatgttatAGATCaatttaacattaaaataGATGTGTGGTATATTGAGCG
Protein-coding sequences here:
- the LOC6726749 gene encoding uncharacterized protein LOC6726749 isoform X1, coding for MSLADMGTASRSAGGGGGGGRHYDLATGGAGGGGHPVGGGLPGGRMTHSLSTPSGVDGTPSTPRHRGGKKLTVRIQMLDDSITMFQVQAKALGRVLFEQVCRQLNLLEADYFGLEYQEVSTHTKYWLDLEKPMNRQVGLSLIDPVLRFCIKFYTPDPAQLEEEYTRYLFCLQIKRDLATGSLQCNDNTAALMASYIVQASCGDFVPEDYPDHTYLSSYRFVPHQDATMQRKIMENHKKHVGQSPAEADLNLLETARRCELYGMKMHPAKDVEGVPLNLAVAHMGITVFQNITRINTFSWAKIRKISFKRKRFLVKLHPEGYGYYKDTVEFFFEGRNECKNFWKKCVENHGFFRCTAVQNTPRRKTRVLSRGSSFRYSGKTQKQIIEFVRENYVKRQNFQRSQSFRQGPLNASSRSQSHTYVNSSISANPLLPIDTAAWDYRNQCSDSMTPSLTKKAADTLDRRRDNPIDHMRSQVTAAQVEIYQTKNYAADSPTSQEEAECSAAGAERQHHSAVAMDQLNSNRSLSPQGPQSWTSPSHSSHHQQRGPDPARVHPGDHNTGLSHLSHLYSSSTPRRVSVGSQAFVPASPQLISINTHSSSTNHNTMHSTSTVVRSVDLNSSMELEEEAEDPGTADTEEEEGEPVGEEEEELVEEEADSDLTASTINRETMGAASAAAASASALGSGLASAHRPQLRSQESQSLTATPVHYSSTNYSMSKQCMLNNANANSTETETDNIIYTDINDMGHYKYPDFHSSAHQEHKISNSEHLNLNERNDIYATVNRKAKSKIREKHFSDEFIDQSILQYTRAKQMGLSQVPVLLQQPSTSAYAAALQERSYNSGSYQYHNDLNHPSESSSSSYFGTGFGTKRYGQSERTKLAQSENYLTPSLDSQSSRHTHSLPRNSELSGVDSVDSYDSHYITHHSVGILPPGRLSSSSEKLDFQLPPGNLYSTTQFVKPEDASAHYMEDEEEEEEDEGENIYDQVERDSWLKSSSCKDLFERYSSTYYDRELSKPMTAFDKEFLSSNRIDSPVTRYDDSRHSLYVTKNHSIDAHQDFSPLPQSKVYSSSYPGSTYNTQEHKRQHGHHMDYSGSQDDISQDSYELLEKYDIDFFGGRGRSEDHMRSCSLDSGNYIPSDDESVSEGHQQHKYRSEMDVKSKSAADIMNEIWDAEDPRYLPREKLSVKSDGNFYKKIQEALVRTSSLESQSEMFETKISRSSDSSKKSRDSLYHTDSKKSRETTKSKTSVASSQDSKESLVGDCFGRNYEMPTTTGKKVKQFTKKELYEKFAQSSQESKSDYYDAVETGLEQTPEGLYSRPKVKSHDCLLSDTHSSTANSSFYDSRDTYSTFPSNKTHKTSKVHSISLQNVEIERNAKSFGSKSPESVSTPASGKRCREKDIQTGDSLDQMAPIKRGNSQSCKISAFRRRSDSENIFSFDQDRIECIQKYTKQWEGQQPKDEKSKQSPEYPLTPELVSEFEKQQARLMAHQKITRKEELIAKTHFEEYNPIMVPLNYSSHAPVERTKSDPNSLANRARLGSNSRRHVLMHQKSIDLTPADSNSSDEDYIYKQIPSAPPLCKAHGNFEIPKCYDGSGASQIAQELPKTGFELPKSFFRDYERRFTKVLKEDIPYVLHKRHIMNGTAPSPSEKKHTKPKSPKSPKSPKSPKSPKSPKSPKASSGGPGPGSTDFLPDILDSLLPPDTKEFLFTQNIDLSKVDPITLEIDKTIPTIHLSSPKRDITKQMDASTLEKLNKKLSQIESDSATSSRTKSMQQQKLEQKQMELIQSLRKELQANARKANKPRVIPKTKSAGKSKKGKTRITSFSSDDESLDSDDVFGSAEAIPDRLEFSPPQSRKEIESILRIEQSRLISAAWGRGQTMSSTEIEGSPPQCRRLADLESRYQTQKLDPQYANATELRRISERSISIPSSEDEPHMPMRGRIDECTNDYQRNENIPSPILEHAEFFRSNDDIYETCHEERITGSDIDYTLKKQTASGSKSKVKLIEEIIDSSIVMRSKGHAPILFAHARLNLSEGSVSLQRQKATQQQSPTTERRTKSLDTPVISLHRLPPMNAFSSKDDTVGFEEEAEILEEKSLERENQATAQDEDTADSVHSCAGSIPTQSSYQTNSRDSLLSAVSIDNEEAELLNQLRYIEKIALQGVKIKDKKKSKMKLRSGDHLILNIPKYRFTDWSPYSSANSSRKTSPGVSRASSIESTGKGKLKTSEPYKGKPVSRSRPESRRTSADDIKARDGRGSKKSSPKERPRSIEMRRLSKDKSKSQEETEADIAKRKERQQKLYESAMKQTITMLSPVKDTLPAFPAPGDKILVKTDGDKIIIETEFKSKAEDHVLIAKSPRKLDNSLVKFSRSFDEGRSPDKLDKANRSFEDRNKSFEDSEKSDAPEDMLIKSPKKIAKAQELKQKIEGSVVHKKIDGKSSSLERPAEHHYLGPDVKARSLDDKRQATEAAKKNEEKPAPVVRSAIGDRRMFAHQYQVQEPHQEDIDMQAVISERRSLEILKRSLPSEDARDSEGAFSRKPSTAESLDSFVSVDESHSPASKSPVPGTGGGTEGYPHRVPTIECEEPSIEEDENSSERRHLKVGRQDTNRLSLDRSRSDETGSWMTVECDEFIGSDTSDNEPRTLEPDRNVLETQATLEDANPLEYSNCATPTSDLNILLTPPNASPQIEKSVLETFEKYTGSSETGKKKNTLDKQSDRSKSSDSWTSGEKDTSPQRQQDWSLSVGKEKSSVEEESSVSCSIARPLGISQDFGKEEARKCQELKQRMLQLEVGKEDITPTQSNEQTPTNEPKALVSKKPSTPTLEKQSPIDLGTSTESYLEPIEERIAKILDRGGARTEDSESSSGGSRKPPRIEKPARANAGKKLSVTRADAGKSGSDRSSQESKSSFDSKGSLSVESRGSFETESSSGSLGAAQRRGELAQKEQQSTWRPFPIESSNSSSTDDPWHHVETDGGYERYDAQNPLRDSSDSDVKEASPDDQKDASDASYQDELNDFPATFGYPAMTSSLGGIGVNPTDIIGYSTGFTLGRTLSRISERSTASEKSSMEDDVSKASTHSVSMRDESVGSTDHQPSLSSDSRSNTNLAYISDADRRTSAEMPEIPCDSATGDRLSSFGSLNEPKSPTLVTGRFSVTHVDELQGDDVERHTLMCLSNAGSQDSEDWPLPEIPFDHVPVKPADSLYAMPDLDKPVPKSFCWKASLSFQQSQDSLDWPSPPSSAIGAPIIVENIETYYASEAQSADKVILDEEMAVGPPDVAKVLPYEDTAYLMSAAFDDNDFGNEQLQPDTVSCLSSTLSAASCLSSSLNVSCTTSSTQATARAQRKNSSPEVIVAQPTRSPAPRSPLSEDELFSNDDVFMPGTIKVQLSPDAQLRKLSKGSNNSDTSIDDILSGSTTYLEDQTTVRKNYEARLSSGGGGASCKKCSHSSHSEEETSSLGTDLDGTVRMGGLQQKKCTHSSHSEDTSIGLSISEWSTGTNTVRQYANLSGSDSLSAVSTHSCAKSEKSNQTKSSISSINKSAESLNEQSGGSSFSHKFSGDNGSSDGLRYDMLSNSETDKLSEPTSATRSDDTTLTLTEMAHTISEWSTSSSRTLVGVAPGEYLPLKQALSGNKTSLSSPSEEKRCALPQVHRRSGSNGNQARATQEHADTQTGPETSAAARKRRSLEMMSKLYQSQEICSESESPFVERLYAHSEKLTERYQSQEFVPLHGGPPASHLASSTTSQIQTQQPQQVRQKPRAPQPPTKPKPAVTRPIMQALLNKMKQPGLAEQAAEAAEAEEKKALIAASAVAAKPPPPPVPTVPPIVTPSDLPGDAVAPPPKPLAKHHSYDDRTLSKTQIREFKTTSKQLRQSSSFHEHMLSKSQQSSQELPMRIDEERDPHSTSSATNTTTTTNTLNSESTEPNSPQMPQRADKLVRCSPYYSSSLSSESPPNQLLQKPPRKTATQLSAGAVAASLKSPPSGNDTDSSLDVRGQEAKMRSRGYRKKRQLPAKRMRANLTAAALLEQAESSECSEGYVPEVDSGSSEYSSCQRDDQYLEFDEELERDQEQTDDYEDYPQYSGKFESLDMSDNVDEMGFPRYDRLGHITKPMYQQTLVMERPNPVQLPAPANHPMPPATGQPVKPARTKKRQFKREDSTAAGTSGHSTAAPQVRPYHGRSYCNPEESEYETRGGGLSDELANSSEDSCSGFGGDAGASGSGTIRRGTTKIVGQDQQQGTGAQARHVPYPDFLSDYESEPIEYERYACGLDIRVDPPPKFHDSDELSDQ